The DNA region GGCAAGGTCCTGGGCCAACGCGGAGGTGATCACGCCACCGGCCAGCACCGGGCCGGATCCGCGGCCGCAGCTGGAGGCCGCTGTCCAGGCCTGGGCCAAGGCCTGGAGCCGTCGTGACGTGAAGGCCTATCTGGCGGCCTACGCGCCGGGCTTCATCAGTGCCGATCGCAGCCTGAGCTACGAGAGCTGGGCCGCCCAGCAGCGCGCCCGCATCCGGTCGCACCGGATCATCGAGGTGAAGATCACATCGCTGGAGCTGGATCCGCGCGGCGAAGATTGGGTGGCGAGCTTCGAACAGTCGTACCGTGCCGA from Candidatus Hydrogenedentota bacterium includes:
- a CDS encoding nuclear transport factor 2 family protein produces the protein ARSWANAEVITPPASTGPDPRPQLEAAVQAWAKAWSRRDVKAYLAAYAPGFISADRSLSYESWAAQQRARIRSHRIIEVKITSLELDPRGEDWVASFEQSYRADQLRETSRRQLLLRQIGGRWLIVGERDDN